From the Calliopsis andreniformis isolate RMS-2024a chromosome 4, iyCalAndr_principal, whole genome shotgun sequence genome, one window contains:
- the LOC143178299 gene encoding CXXC-type zinc finger protein 1 — protein MSDKRQQNLSKEEIAKQFMLPERKSKIATLLKQDGQAYCICRSSDSSRFMIGCDACEEWYHGDCINITEKDAKHIKQFFCVRCREEDPTLVTRYKPRRIEQDDRKYKKYKEKERAHRYEYDAPWDPNAVKKSSKRCGECSGCLKTENCGKCDACRHLKKFGPSVRLKLRCIQKTCRVLGDPLKPSKNFNKSLKFVKKRKRDSSNERNEHLEIPRQCYGPACIKQSRPGSKYCSDECGLKLATNRIYQVLPQRIQEWSLTPCIAEQNNRRALESVRKQQQDVRRILQELDKRHAELDRIIERAKHATIDPQAEVDDNDDTEMSTYCITCGHEIHSRTAIKHMEKCFNKYESQASFGSIFKTRIEGQVMFCDFYNPTNRTYCKRLRVLCPEHCKDPKISETEVCGCPLVTNVFDMTGEFCRAPKKSCVKHYVWEKLRRAEIDMERVRQWLKIDELVEQERQIRANMATRAGVLALMLHSTYNHELMEQMTQEQNREQLEAMEEELQRRYGMLQKEQPAEQ, from the exons ATGTCTGACAAAAGGCAACAAAATTTATCG AAAGAAGAAATAGCCAAGCAGTTTATGTTACCAGAGAGGAAGAGCAAGATTGCTACATTATTAAAACAAGATGGTCAAGCATATTGTATTTGTAGAAGCTCAGACAGTTCACGTTTTATGAT aGGATGTGATGCATGCGAGGAATGGTATCATGGTGAttgcataaatataacagagaaAGATGCCAAGcacataaaacaatttttctgtgTT cgTTGTAGAGAAGAAGATCCGACACTTGTAACACGATACAAGCCACGCAGGATAGAACAGGATGATCGCAAATACAAGAAATATAAAGAAAAAGAGCGAGCTCATAGATATGAATATGATGCTCCTTGGGATCCAAATGCAGTGAAAAAGTCATCAAAGCGTTGTGGAGAATGCAGTGGTTGTTTAAAAACAGAAAACTGTGGAAAATGTGATGCATGCAG GCATTTGAAAAAATTTGGACCATCAGTACGATTGAAACTTAGGTGTATACAAAAAACCTGTCGTGTACTAGGTGATCCACTGAAACcctcaaagaatttcaataaaaGCTTAAAGTTTGTTAAAAAACGAAAAAGAGATTCCAGTAATGAAAGAAATGAACACCTGGAGATACCAAGGCAGTGTTATGGTCCAGCTTGTATAAAACAGTCTCGACCTGGCAGCAAATATTGTTCTGATGAATGTGGACTGAAATTAGCAACCAATAGAATTTACCAAGTACTGCCTCAACGAATACAGGAATGGTCATTGACGCCATGCATTGCAGAACAAAATAATAGGAGAGCTTTAGAATCGGTTAGGAAGCAGCAACAGGATGTTAGAAGAATACTTCAAGAATTAGATAAGAGGCATGCAGAATTGGACAGAATTATAGAGCGTGCAAAACACGCTACAATTGATCCACAAGCAGAAGTAGATGACAACGACGATACTGAAATGAGCACATACTGCATTACCTGTGGACATGAAATTCATTCAAGGACTGCTATTAAACATATGGAAAAGTGCTTTAATAAA TATGAGTCGCAAGCGTCTTTTGGTTCCATCTTTAAAACTCGCATCGAAGGACAAGTGATGTTTTGTGATTTCTATAATCCTACAAATAGAACTTACTGTAAAAGGTTACGAGTTCTTTGCCCTGAGCATTGCAAGGATCCAAAAATTAGTGAAACGGAAGTGTGTGGTTGTCCCCTTGTTACGAATGTGTTTGACATGACTGGAGAGTTTTGTCGAGCACCAAAGAAGAGCTGTGTAAAACATTATGTGTGGGAAAAGTTACGACGGGCAGAAATTGATATGGAAAGAGTAAGACAGTGGTTAAAGATAGATGAACTTGTTGAACAAGAAAGACAAATTCGAGCAAATATGGCTACTCGTGCTGGTGTACTTGCTCTTATGTTACATTCTACTTATAATCATGAACTAATGGAACAAATGACACAAGAACAGAATAGAGAACAACTGGAAGCAATGGAAGAGGAACTCCAACGTAGGTATGGCATGCTACAGAAAGAGCAGCCTGCAGAACAGTGa